A genomic segment from Halobellus litoreus encodes:
- a CDS encoding DUF7563 family protein — translation MSDRTASTSTTRQCTRCGSAVSKQFIRVFGVDNTVHGCLNCLTRTQLAVGEAATRGDRSDETHDQKIRWPTSDLP, via the coding sequence ATGTCAGACCGAACCGCTTCGACTTCGACGACTCGACAGTGTACACGGTGTGGATCGGCGGTCAGCAAACAGTTCATCCGCGTGTTCGGCGTCGACAATACGGTTCACGGGTGCCTCAACTGCCTCACTCGAACGCAGTTGGCCGTCGGTGAGGCGGCGACGCGTGGTGACCGAAGCGACGAGACGCACGATCAAAAGATCCGGTGGCCGACCAGTGACTTGCCGTAG
- a CDS encoding HalOD1 output domain-containing protein yields the protein MNSSQVTPSGTVANADSSIIYRSRREPDASATVSVIRAVAEVEDVTPGDLPVLGDVIDPEALDGVFEGGQRVGRSNARLSFDYCGYTVTVTEDVVTLSVR from the coding sequence ATGAACTCGTCACAAGTGACACCTTCGGGCACGGTCGCGAATGCTGACTCCTCGATCATTTACCGATCTCGGCGAGAACCCGACGCGTCGGCCACCGTCTCCGTAATCAGAGCGGTCGCCGAAGTCGAAGACGTGACGCCGGGCGATTTACCGGTCTTAGGCGACGTAATCGATCCAGAGGCGCTCGACGGCGTGTTCGAGGGAGGTCAGCGCGTCGGGCGGTCGAACGCGCGGCTATCGTTCGACTACTGTGGGTACACCGTCACCGTCACCGAGGACGTCGTGACGCTCAGCGTTCGATAA
- a CDS encoding sugar phosphate nucleotidyltransferase — MTSIDQAVVLAAGEGRRIRPLTRYQPKPMLRIAGRPILEYPLDALADNDVESVVLVVGHAKNRIQNHFESSYRDLEITYVTQSTQLGSGHALQTAEEYTDEEFLVVNGDNVIDAAMVRETVDRYVDSAAAACLAVAASKRTAEYGTVGIRDGVVERIDEDGHGGSARVNTGVYAFDRQIFHALDRTDFEDGERPLTGAIDELAGDVVAATPNGVWFDPSYPWDLLSTNRTLIYSHSELVAADSPVDESARVHDSAVVGENVLIGPDCKVSAGAVVSDGTCLHASTIVGENTVLEGSIVGPDSRVGSNAVLRDTIVGGGATIGDGTVSPGRSATLVVDGTEYVDRRLGGVVADRATVGSNVTVRPGCRIGPRGMIASGVDLRNDVSEGAEVLG, encoded by the coding sequence ATGACTTCGATCGATCAAGCGGTGGTACTCGCTGCGGGCGAAGGTCGTCGGATCCGTCCGCTGACTCGGTATCAACCCAAACCGATGCTTCGAATCGCCGGTCGTCCGATACTCGAATACCCCCTGGACGCGCTCGCAGACAACGACGTCGAGTCCGTCGTCCTCGTGGTCGGCCACGCGAAAAACCGGATTCAAAACCACTTCGAGAGTAGCTATCGGGACCTCGAAATCACGTACGTCACGCAATCGACGCAGTTGGGAAGCGGTCACGCGCTCCAGACCGCCGAGGAGTACACCGACGAGGAGTTCCTCGTCGTCAACGGCGACAACGTCATCGACGCGGCGATGGTACGGGAAACCGTCGATCGATACGTCGATTCCGCCGCCGCCGCGTGTCTCGCCGTCGCGGCCTCGAAGCGGACGGCGGAGTACGGGACGGTCGGGATCCGCGACGGCGTCGTCGAGCGGATCGACGAGGACGGGCACGGCGGATCCGCCCGCGTGAATACGGGCGTGTACGCGTTCGATCGGCAGATATTCCACGCCCTCGACCGCACTGACTTCGAGGACGGCGAACGCCCGCTCACCGGTGCGATCGACGAGCTCGCGGGCGACGTCGTCGCGGCGACGCCCAACGGCGTCTGGTTCGATCCGTCGTACCCGTGGGATCTCCTGTCGACGAACCGGACGCTGATTTACTCGCACTCCGAGCTCGTCGCGGCCGACTCTCCCGTCGACGAGTCCGCCAGGGTGCACGATTCGGCGGTCGTCGGCGAGAACGTGCTCATCGGTCCGGACTGCAAGGTGTCCGCCGGTGCGGTCGTCAGTGACGGGACGTGCCTCCACGCGAGTACGATCGTCGGGGAGAACACGGTCCTGGAAGGGTCCATCGTCGGGCCCGATTCGCGCGTCGGGTCCAACGCCGTCCTCCGGGACACGATCGTCGGCGGCGGCGCGACGATCGGCGACGGCACGGTCTCGCCGGGGCGATCCGCGACGCTCGTCGTCGACGGCACCGAGTACGTCGATCGACGGCTCGGCGGGGTGGTCGCCGACCGCGCGACGGTCGGATCGAACGTCACGGTCAGGCCCGGGTGTCGAATCGGACCGCGAGGGATGATCGCTTCCGGAGTCGATCTCAGAAACGACGTTTCCGAGGGCGCGGAGGTGCTGGGATAA
- the glmS gene encoding glutamine--fructose-6-phosphate transaminase (isomerizing) gives MCGITARVGRGDAVEELVSGLRNLEYRGYDSAGIATANADGLDVVKREGEIDALCDAVETASIHGTIGIGHTRWSTHGPPTDANAHPHTDCRNQVAVVHNGIIDNYAELKSELSTHEFTSETDTEVVPHLIEEFLSAGYSPEQAFRRTIDRISGSYAIAAVFEGSDTVFGTRSGSPLVLGRSADSYYLASDVPAFLEYTDEVVYVQDGDVVAIRPDGYTITDSDEETVDRPVETVEWDPTDAGKGGYDHYMLKEIYEQPTALRQTIRGRSNQLDNRAELEALPRGVFSDVESVHLVAMGTSYHAAMYARTLLADRGIPAQAFLSGEYGSNPPPTGDRTLVIAVSQSGETADTLSAIRSVQGTGAQTLAVTNVVGSTLTRECEDTVYIRAGPEIGVAATKSFSAQVATLVLLSERMSQDIQGGTPRATSDLLDSIAVLPDDVQRILDESTAESVAKAYHDSDSYFFIGRGIGHPVALEGALKFKEITYDHAEGFSAAELKHGPLALVTERTPVFAIFTGRNDTKTLHNVKEVRARDAPVVAVAADGFGEIDEYADHVLRIPDTHNDVAGVLANVQLQLVSYLAADELSRPIDKPRNLAKSVTVE, from the coding sequence ATGTGCGGTATCACCGCCCGGGTCGGGCGCGGCGACGCGGTCGAGGAACTGGTTTCGGGACTCCGTAACCTCGAGTACAGAGGATATGACTCCGCCGGCATCGCCACCGCAAACGCCGACGGCCTCGACGTCGTCAAGCGGGAAGGCGAGATCGACGCTCTGTGCGACGCGGTCGAGACGGCTTCGATTCACGGGACGATCGGCATCGGTCACACGCGTTGGTCGACCCACGGTCCGCCGACTGACGCGAACGCGCACCCACACACCGACTGTCGGAACCAGGTCGCAGTCGTTCACAACGGCATCATCGACAACTACGCCGAGCTCAAATCGGAGCTCTCGACGCACGAGTTCACGAGCGAGACGGACACCGAGGTCGTCCCGCACCTCATCGAGGAGTTCCTCTCGGCCGGCTATTCGCCTGAGCAGGCGTTCAGACGAACGATCGATCGGATCTCCGGAAGCTACGCGATCGCCGCCGTGTTCGAGGGCAGCGACACGGTGTTCGGCACTCGGAGCGGCTCGCCGCTGGTGCTCGGTCGGTCAGCCGACAGCTACTACCTGGCCAGCGACGTGCCGGCTTTCCTCGAATACACCGACGAAGTCGTCTACGTTCAAGACGGCGACGTGGTCGCGATCCGCCCGGACGGCTACACGATCACCGACTCCGACGAGGAGACCGTCGATCGTCCGGTCGAGACGGTCGAGTGGGATCCCACCGACGCCGGCAAGGGCGGGTACGACCACTATATGCTCAAAGAGATCTACGAACAGCCGACCGCGCTCAGGCAAACGATTCGCGGCCGGAGCAACCAACTCGACAACCGCGCGGAACTCGAAGCGCTCCCTCGCGGGGTGTTCTCAGACGTGGAGTCGGTCCACCTCGTCGCGATGGGGACGTCCTACCACGCGGCGATGTACGCACGGACGTTGCTCGCGGATCGGGGGATTCCCGCACAGGCGTTCCTCTCGGGCGAATACGGCTCCAACCCACCGCCCACGGGCGATCGGACGCTCGTGATCGCGGTCTCTCAGAGCGGGGAGACTGCCGACACCCTGTCGGCGATCCGAAGCGTGCAGGGAACCGGGGCGCAAACGCTCGCCGTGACGAACGTCGTCGGATCGACGCTCACCCGAGAGTGCGAAGACACGGTGTACATCCGCGCCGGGCCGGAGATCGGCGTCGCGGCCACCAAGTCGTTCTCCGCGCAGGTCGCGACTCTGGTGCTCCTGAGCGAACGGATGAGCCAGGACATTCAGGGCGGGACGCCGAGAGCGACCAGCGATCTGCTCGACTCGATCGCGGTGCTCCCCGACGACGTCCAGCGCATCCTCGACGAGTCGACCGCCGAATCGGTCGCGAAGGCGTACCACGACAGCGACTCGTACTTCTTCATCGGTCGCGGCATCGGTCACCCCGTCGCGCTCGAAGGGGCGCTGAAATTCAAGGAGATCACGTACGATCACGCAGAGGGGTTCTCCGCCGCGGAACTGAAACACGGGCCGCTGGCGCTCGTTACGGAGCGGACTCCTGTCTTCGCGATTTTCACCGGCCGAAACGACACGAAAACGCTACACAACGTCAAGGAGGTGCGGGCCCGCGACGCGCCGGTCGTGGCTGTCGCCGCGGACGGGTTCGGTGAGATCGACGAGTACGCCGATCACGTCCTCCGGATTCCGGACACCCACAACGACGTCGCCGGCGTCCTGGCCAACGTCCAGCTCCAACTCGTCTCGTATCTCGCCGCCGACGAACTGTCACGGCCGATCGACAAGCCGCGTAACCTCGCCAAGAGCGTCACTGTAGAGTGA
- a CDS encoding NAD-dependent epimerase/dehydratase family protein gives MEARRVLVTGGSGFIGGALVDSLRSDTDVRILDVDPGARAPGDVELIEGDVRDPETVADAVEGVDVVFHQAALVSVAASVDDPLESHTINATGTLQVLEAARRHDARVVLASSAAVYGDPERVPVSETDRLVPRSPYGLDKLASDHYARLYHDRYGLETVALRYFNVYGPGQSGGDYAGVIDVFLEQARNGDPITVHGDGAQTRDFVHVRDVVRANRLAAETDDVGVAYNVGTGESTSIVRLAERIRAAVGCDSPIVHTDAREGDVSHSRADLSRARSRLGYEPTVGLDAGLETLVDET, from the coding sequence ATGGAAGCTCGGCGCGTCTTGGTCACGGGCGGTTCCGGGTTCATCGGCGGGGCGCTCGTCGACTCCCTCCGGTCGGACACGGACGTTCGGATCTTGGATGTCGACCCCGGCGCGAGGGCACCCGGCGATGTCGAATTGATCGAAGGCGACGTTCGCGATCCGGAGACGGTCGCGGACGCGGTCGAGGGCGTCGACGTCGTCTTTCATCAGGCTGCCTTGGTCAGCGTCGCGGCGTCGGTCGACGATCCGCTAGAGAGCCACACGATCAACGCTACCGGCACGCTCCAGGTACTGGAGGCCGCCCGACGACACGACGCCCGGGTCGTCCTCGCGTCGAGCGCTGCCGTCTACGGCGATCCTGAACGCGTCCCGGTCTCGGAAACCGACCGACTCGTTCCGCGGTCGCCGTACGGACTGGACAAGTTGGCCTCCGATCACTACGCGCGACTGTACCACGACCGCTACGGGCTGGAAACAGTCGCGCTTCGCTACTTCAACGTCTACGGGCCCGGACAGTCCGGCGGCGATTACGCCGGCGTTATCGACGTCTTTCTCGAACAGGCCCGGAACGGCGACCCGATCACGGTCCACGGCGACGGCGCGCAGACGCGGGATTTCGTCCACGTTCGAGACGTCGTTCGCGCGAACCGCTTGGCTGCCGAAACCGACGACGTCGGCGTCGCCTACAACGTCGGAACCGGCGAGTCGACGAGCATCGTCCGACTCGCCGAGCGGATCAGAGCGGCGGTCGGATGCGATTCACCTATCGTTCACACGGACGCCCGCGAGGGAGACGTCAGCCACAGTCGGGCGGACCTCTCCCGGGCCCGGTCGCGACTCGGCTACGAACCGACCGTGGGTCTCGACGCCGGGCTCGAAACCCTCGTCGACGAGACGTAG